TCCCCCGCTGCTCGGACAGTGCTGcctccagcctggcctgggggagagacTGTCACAGCTCGGGGACCAGccctcccacctctccccatTCCTCTGCAACACCCCCCGCACACATCCCGGCCTCGGGGAGAGACTGTCACAGCTCGGGGACCAGccctcccacctctccccatTCCTCTGCAACACCCCCCGAACACATCCCGGCCTCGGGGAGAGACTGTCACAGTCCTGGGaccagccccctcccacctctccccatTCCTCTGCAACACCCCCCGCACACATCCCGGCCTCGGGGAGAGACTGTCACAGTCCTGggaccagccccctcccctgactcctctgcacccccactccagcccagCCTGGGAAAGAGAGAGCATGAGGGCCTTGGGACCAGCTACAGCTGGTTGGTCCCTGCCTTACATGCCCCACTGGGGTGGTTGCAGAGCACTCAGGGGAGGTGTAGGGTGGAAGGAGCAACGTGGGAAATGTAACACTTTTCTGAACCAGGTGTGGGGCTCAGTTTACACACACGCCCCTTTGTCCTGGGGGCGGAAGGATTCATCCCCCCAGGTGCACTGGCAGCGGGATTAAGGTGTCATTCGATGCCCCTTCGATCTCACACCGGCAGCCAACCTGCTGTAAGCGGGGTTCCTGGCCCATTGGGGCAGGGCAGTCGCAGGCGGCTAGATGTGGTGCTGGTTGTGAACCAGGACCAGctagctcctggcctggggaagcgctgcggagcaggggggctggaaggcagggcaggggctacTGAACAGGAAGGTCCCAGGCCTGCCCGGGAGGGGGACACGTGGGAGCCAACCGCTGGGGCTCTCAGTGAACGGGCGCAGAGCCAGAGGATAAGCTGGCTCCCAGGCAACATGCCCAGACCTGTCCTGGTAGGTACGTATGGCGTAGTGAGTCCAGGACAGATGAGGGGCGCCCCCCACGGCACTGCCTAACAGCCAGTGCCCCAAACCCCCAGAGACCCGTGTGGGGGCACCAAGGGTGTCTGAACAGGCAGCCTGCCccagtgggggtgaggggtgctgtgcaggggaggggctggctcgGCTCACTCACCTTTTCCTGTTCCCAGGCCTGGCCCTGCCGGTCACGCTGGGTCAGGTCCCCCTGAAGCCGCTGCatgtcctgctccagcccctgtgcccgctgctctgccttcaggggggaaggggaaaccaGCGTGACCCCaccatcccctctgcccccagtgcTGTGCCTGGGCAGCggttgggggggggaaatcagtgtCCCGCCCCCCACGGCATGTCCTGCTTGTGTGGGAAGAGTTCAGCATAGACCTCCCCACCAGACACACACCTCTAGGGGGCACAGAACAGGCCCCTCCCCATTCCCAAGGACCCTCCCCCCATATCACCAGCCCCCTCacctgccccagctgctgctgtagcCTCTCCATCTCTGACCGGAGGCTGcacagggaggctggggagacacagatggggcagggggtcaccatgaggggtgggggtgagcgaccgacacacccacccccctcccctagtCCCCACTTACCCTCCATGACCTCTGCAGGTGGGAGCGATGGAGCCAcgggagggggccgggggggagaagagagacagTGTTACAGCGAGGGGGGGTGCTTTACCTGCCATGACACCCCCAGCCcgacccctttcccctcccccaccattgtccccatgcccccagccacccccttACGGCTCTCCTCGCGCTGGGCCCCCagctgggcctccagaacccCCTGCAGCCGGGCCCGGGCGGCCTCCTCCTCGTCCAGTCGCTCACGCAGCGTGACAATCTCAATGCGCAGCCGCTCGCTATGGTGCTCACTAGCTCGGCGCAGGGTCCCAGCCTCCTCGTGCAGCCGGCGCACCAGTGCCTGCAGTTcctggggagagatggggggggagAGCTGTACCCCAAAGCCAGCACCTACAGCTCCTGGGGGCGATGGGGGAGAGCCGTACGTCGGTACCCCCAATGCCAGCACCTACAgctccggggggagggggggtgagatcCATACCTCGATATCCCCCCCTGCCCCTACAGCtcctggggggctggctgggggtgagATCCATACCTCGATATCCCCCCCTGCACCTACAGCTCCTGGGGGCGATGGGGGAGAGCCGTACGTCGGTACCCCCAATGCCAGCACCTACAGctccaggggggagggggggtgagatcCATACCTCGACATCCCCCCCTGCACCTACAGCtcctggggggctggctgggggtgagACCCACACTGCAATATCCCCACCCTGCACCTTCAGCACCTGGGGGACTGGGGGTGAGACCCACACCTCGATATCCCCACCCTCCACCAACGCCTACAGGTCCTGGTAGGGACTGGAGGTTTGCATGGGAgtgcaccccctgccccgccccacacacacccccggggAGGGTCAGGGAGATGACCTACAGACCCCCAACCCCCTGGATGTCTGGTCTCAGCCCCTGCGGTACCTGCACGGAGCTCGGCAGTGGTGGCTCCTCAGCAGGGGTCAGGGTGGGCCGGGAGCCCCGCAGCCCCTCGTTCTCCTCGTTCAGCCGCTGCACCTCGTAGCTGAGTCGCTTGTGAGATGATGCCAGGTCAgcctggaggagggggtggggtgagcagAGGGATTGGATCCCCCTCACCAGTGACCCCCACCAtggatcccagccccccagccacccaccctccattccccccacccaccctctgcaCCTAGTCTTCCCCACCCTGCCGGGCACACCCCTGCTCACAATCTGCTCCTGGGTCCGGTGCTGGGTCTGGGACACGGTCGCCTGTAGgttctgcagcagctgctccgAGTTCTGGATCTGATCCAGCAGCACCAGCACCTGGGAGAGACTCAGCCATCAGCACGAAGCAACCTGGCCACAGGGAGAGGGGCTGCATGTCAGCCCtcagggcactggcagagctgggggaagggctgggctagcagggggctgcgggttggaaATAAGGGGCACTGACagagggggggagcccagggccaggctagcagggggctgcggggcaccggcagagatgtgggcagcaggggaagcccagggccgggctagcagggggctgcggggcaccggcagtgctgggggcagaagggggagcccagggccgggctagcaagGGCTgcggggcaccagcagagctggaggagggggagcccagggccgggctagcagggggctgcggggccccGGCAGcactgggggcagaagggggagccCAGCGCCGGGCTAGCAGGAGGCtgcggggcaccggcagagctggaggggcagcggggagagcccaggctgggctaGCAAGGGCtgcggggcaccggcagagctggaggagggggagcccagggccgggctagcaggaggctgcggggcaccggcagagctggaggggcagcggggagagcccaggctgggctaGCAAGGGCtgcggggcaccggcagagctggaggaggggaagcccagggccgggctagcagggggctgcggggcaccggcagagctggaggggcagcggggagagcccaggctgggctagcagggggctgcggggcaccggcagagctggaggggcagcaggggaagcccagggccgggctagcagggggctgcggggcaccagcagagctggaggggcagcaggggaagcccagggctgggctagcaagGGCTgcggggcaccagcagagctggaggagggggagcccagggccgggctagcagggggctgcggggcaccGGCAGCGCTGGGAGCagaagggggagcccagggccgggctagcagggggctgcggggcaccAGCagcgctgggggaggaggagcccagggccgggctagcagggggctgcggggcaccGGCagcgctgggggaggaggagcccagggccgggctagcagggggctgcggggcaccGGCagcgctgggggaggaggagcccagggccgggctagcagggggctgcggggcaccggcagagctggaggggcagcggggagagcccaggctgggctagcagggggctgcggggcaccGGCAGCgctggaggggcagcaggggaagcccaggccgggctagcagggggctgcggggcaccggcagcgctgggggagggggagctgcccATGGTACCTGCTTGGCACAATCCTCGCTGCTCCGAGTTAACGCCTCCTGCAGTCGCAGCTTCTCCTGCATCACCGCCTCCAGCTGCTCGCTCAGCTGCTGCCAGGACTCCTGGTGCCGCCTGGCCTGGGAGGGGCCGAGGTCACAGGTCACCCTGTCCCAGCCACATCCCCCGCACCCCAGCTCTAGCAACCCTGCACAGCATCCTCCCATCCCTCCCAGGATCTCCgctccccacatccccagctgccCTCCTCCCTGTTCCCCACACATCTGtcacccccccagcccactcCCACCTCccggccccccaccctgcccacagcTTCCCCCTCCAGTCTCACCTCCTGCTGCAGGTGCGTCCACTCCCCATCAGGCACCAGCTGGAAGCCAGGGGGCGGCAGGTAGATGCTCTCAGGCACCAGGGTGCCGGTGGACAGCAGGGAGGCTGTGTCCTCATGCTCTTGGTTGGGCCGGCGCCGGGGCCGGGGGGAGCCAGCGCTGGAGCTGGCGATGGAGACAATGGAGATGCTGTCGCAGCCGCGGGCGAAGGCCATGCCACCTCCCAGCTCCTCTTCACCCTCCGGTCCAGAGCcttcatccccctctcccccagggtgggcagggggcacCCGGCTGGGATCCTCCGCATCAGACAGCAGGGACTCCGATGAGCAGCAGAGTGAGCCCTGGGGGGGAAGGAGTCACAGGGCAGAGCGAGCCCCCCCCACACAGTCAGAACGGCCCAAGTCCATCCACATTgggcaccccttccctccccccaaacacattCCTGCATGGCCTGGCTCtccgccccccagcacccactaccccactccccccacacgGTTCCCCCCCTCCGGGTCTCACCTCAGGCCCCCGCAGCCCCTGGATCAGCCCCTCGGCCCGGGAGAGTTTGCTCTTGAGCTGGGCGATCTCCTCCTCCATGGGCAGGACAATGCTGCGCAGCTGCTCCGAATCCTCCTGCGCCTGAGTGGGGAGAGACTGAGCCAGGGACCCCCAGCATCCCCTGCTCCCCaacatcccctgccccacagcacccgcaccacagcccctgctcctcaaccacagcccctgcccccagcatgccctgccccccaaacacaacccccgcccccagcactcgcaccacagcccctgccccccaaccacagcccctgccccccaacatcccctgccaccagcacccccagccccacagcacccgcCCCCCaaccacagcccctgcccccagcatgccctgctccccaaccacagcccctgccccccaacatcccctgctccccaaccacagcccctgccccccaacatccCCTGCCACCAGCACCCCCGGCCCCTCAGCACCCGCACCACAGCCCCGTCCCCCGACATCCCCCGCCCCATAGCACCCAATcaccccctctccatcccccaatgcccagcaccccccgccCTTCACCCACAGGCACTCGTAGTCCTGAggcataagaacataggaacggcccgactgggtcagactaaaggtccatctagaccagtctCCTGTCTGtcgacagtggacagtgccaggtgccccagagggaatgaacagagcagggcaattatcgagtgtccatcccctgttgttcagtcccagctcctggcagtcagaggtttaggagtacctggagcagggggctgcatccctgcccatcctggctaatagccattgatggaccgaccCTCCAGGAACTGAGTTACAGTGGAACCACGGAGTTACGAACTAACCACACCCCTCCTTTGGGGCTGGAAGTACaccatcaggcagcagagaccaaaacaaGCAAATCCAGGACAGTGGTGTGTTAAATGTGCACTACTAAACATATAGGGAAAGTTTAAACAAAGATCTGACcaggtaaggaaactttctgtgtttctttcatttaaattaagctgGTTAAAGCAGCGCTTTTCCTCTGCACAGTAAAGCACCAAAACTGTGTTCAGTCAAgcttcagctgtaaacttttgaaagaaccaccacaaCATTTGGTTCAGAGTGACGACCAACGTCCATTTCCAAGGgcttcataactctgaggttctgctataacccttttttgaacccagttatactttttggcCTTCATGATATCCCCTGGCAAGGAGGTCCCCAGGCTGactgcgctgtgtgaagaaactCCTTCTGTTTGACCTGAACCTGCTGCCGACTAATggtatttggtgacccctggttcttgtgtcatgtgccccctcagtcatctctcccaagctgaacagccccagtctttGTCATCTCTCCTCAagcagaagctgttccatcccctcatCACTgtcgttgcccttctctgtactttttccatttctaatggacctgttttgagatggggcaaccacatctgcaggcagtattcgagatgtgggcgtaccatggtcTTATAGAGAGGAGATATGATATTTTCCGTCTTCTTATCTAACCTTTTCCTACTGGtgcccagcattctgtttgcttttgtggCGGCCGCTGCCCatggagtggatgatttcagagaccTAGCCACagtgatgccaagatctctttcctgagtgataacagctaattacCACTCACAAAAAAGATCACGGGCAGGGACAACATGTGCCAAGGACCCCCCCAGACCTCCAACTACAGCCCCAACCCCCTCAGGCCCTACCCCTGAACCCACAGGGCCCTCCACCTACCCGCTCTGTGTTCCCCATGCAGCCCCACCCAtcagtgccccccaccctgcacccactCAGAGTCTTGCTTAgtctggggagcagggaaagagccagggaccccacagccccccaacccaaGCACCCCATATCTACCTTCTCCAGCCCCCAGCGTCCCCCACCCTTCTCCCACAGCCACTCAGAGTCCTCCTGAGCCAGGGACCCACCCACCCCTCACCCTTAGCACCACCTCAGAGTTCTCCTGGGCCGGAAGATCAACCTGGGGTCCCCAACACCCCTCAagggcccagcccctctcctCACCCCCAGGGGCCCATCCTCCACTGCCTCACCTTCTCCATCTGCCGCTCCAGCGAGTCCAGGGGGTTTCCCTGTGCCCGCTGTTGCTGCAGGCAGCTCAGCTCCCGGCCCCCCCATGAGCCGCCAccatgctgctcctgctgcagggccGCCAGGCGCGCCTCATAGCTGCTGATGGTGTCTGGGGAAGCAGCAGAGGGCACAGTGAGGCGACAGGAAGCACCGGGTCCCACCCAGCAAACGCTCCGGACCTCTGGGAGCAGAGGCCCAGCCTGGCACAGACACTCACAGACAGGGGCAGTGTGGAGGGGTGTCTGGCTTCTCTGGACATTGGCAGCTTGCATCCAGCTCATCTGACATACATCCCCAGTGACGGGCACTGAGGAAGTGGGGCACACAGGACGGGGCGTGGGGCGGTATCCTGGGATGTaagggggctgggcatggggggtCTGTATCGGGCTGGTGGCAGGTGGGGGACGGAGGTGGGGGGATGGGCAAGTGGGCAGATTGGGCACAGCGGTAGGAGTATGGAGGGCGTGTGGAATGGCGGTAGGCATGTGGGGTGCAGACGGGAGCCGTGGTAGGCGTATGGAGGCAGTAGGAATACGGGGGTGTGTATACAGCGGCCGATGGCGGCAGGAGTATGGGGCAGCGGAAGGGGTAGTGGGCATATGAGGATGGTGGTAGAAGTTTgaagggcatgggggggggggaggcttacGGGGGTGCGTATGGGGCAGTACCAGGTGGCTGGGGGCCGAGGCAGGCATATGAGGGTACGTATGGGGCTGTGGCAGGTGGCTGGGAGCCATGGCAGCAGGCGTAAAGGGGTGCGTATGGGGCTGTGGCGGGCGCACGGGGGTGCATATGGGGCAGTACCAGGTGGCTGGGGGCCATGGTAGATGTACGGAGACGGGGGGCATCTGAAGACAGCTGTAAGAGTATGGCGGGGTGTGGGGAGTGGCAGTAGGCTTGGCAGGGGGTTGTATGGAGGCAGTGGGGTAGCATAGGGGGCTGCGTGGGGCGGTGTGTATGGGAGCTATGGGGAAGTGGGGTAGCGTGGGGGGTGtatgggggcagtggggaagcaCAGGGGACAGCGGGGGGTGtatggaggcagtggggaagcacggggggcagtggggaagcagGGGGGGCTGAGTGGGGCGATGTGTATGGGGGCTATGGGGAAGCATGGGAGGCAGCGGGGGGGAAGCACGGGGGGGCTGCGTGGGGCGGTGTGTATgggggctatggggaagtgggGTAGCGTGGGGGGTGtatgggggcagtggggaagcaCGGGGAGGCCGTGGGGAAACACgggggggctgggcggggcgATGTCTATgggggctatggggaagtgggGTAGCGTGGGGGGTGtatgggggcagtggggaagcacaggggggccatggggaagcACGGGGGGCTGCGTGGGGCAGTGTGTATgggggctatggggaagtggggcagcggggggtgtatgggggcagtggggaagcacggggaggcagtggggaagcacGGGGGGCTGCGTGGGGCGGTGTGTATGGGGGCTATGGGGAAGcacagggggcagtggggaagcatgggaggcagtgggggggaaGCACGGGGGGGCTGCGTGGGGCGGTGTGTATgggggctatggggaagtgggGTAGCGTGGGGGGTGTATGGGGCCTATGGGGAAGCACAGGGGGCAGCGGGAGGTGTatggggcagtggggaagcacgggggggcagcggggaagcacgggggggcagcggggaagcacgggggggcagcggggggtgtATGGGGCAGCGGGGAAGCACGGGGGGGCAGCGGGGAAGCacgggggggcagcggggggtgtATGGGGCAGCGGGGAAGCACGGGGGGGCAGCGGGGAAGCacgggggggcagcggggggtgtatggggcagtggggaagcacgggaggcagcgggggggaagcagggggggttgccgggggggggggtctcaccttTGAGGATGGCCTGCAGCGAGGCCACCTCCTCCTGGCAGTGGCGGCGCACGGTGGCCACGGCCTCCTGCTTGGTGCCCTCGCTCACGGTGGCCACGGCTCGCAGCGTCTCCACCTCGGCCAGCGCGGCCGCCAGCTCCCCCCGCAGCGCCTGGATCCTTCCCCCGGGGTCGGGGCCCGGCTCCGCGCCCACCACTGCCACCGGCAGACCGGGCTCCTGCAGGGCTGCggggccccccccccagcccatccgCCCCACACGGCtctgggggcagagatgggggggtCACAGACCCAGCCTGCCGGGGTCACCCCCTAACCCCCCACCCGGGACACCAGAGCCCCTCCCTCAGgggtcactcccccccccccccgcaccctgagcccctccccccgggggcaccccccaccagagcccctccccccggggTCACTCCCCTCACCTctgcgcccctccccccggggtcaccccccctccgcccctccccccagggtcaCTCCCCCCCCCgtaccctgagcccctccccccgggggcaccctgagcccctccacccaGGGTCACTCCCCTCACCTCTGCACCctgcgcccctccccccggggtcaccccccctccgcccctccccccggggtcACTCCCCCCCCCgtaccctgagcccctccccccgggggcactcccccaccagagcccctccccccgggggcaccctgagcccctccacccagggtcactccccctccgcccctccccccggggtcACTCCCCCCCCGTaccctgagaccctccccccgGGGTCacccccccaccagagcccctcCGCACCctgcgcccctccccccggggtcACTCCCCCCCCCGTaccctgagaccctccccccgGGGTCacccccccaccagagcccctccccccgggggtcactcccccccccgcaccctgagcccctccccccgggggcactcccccaccagagcccctccccccgggggcaccctgagcccctccacccagggtcactccccctccgcccctccccccggggtcACCCCCCCCCGTaccctgagaccctccccccgGGGTCacccccccaccagagcccctcCGCACCctgcgcccctccccccggggtcactcccccccccgggggtcactccccccccccgcaccctgagcccctccccccgggggcacCCCCCGCCTCGCACCCTCCATGCTCGGCTCGCGGCTCCCCCCGCCGCAGGCTCCGCACTTCCGCGTTCGGGGccagcggggggcggggccagccGGGTGGTTCCGGAAAGAGCCGAGCGGATCCGGAGGGAGCCGAAAGCCCGAGCCCGGCCGAGGGGTCTCGGGAGGCAGCGGAGAGGCCcgaaggggcggggcggggtctGTCTGCGGGGCCGCCAGCCCAGGCCTACGGGCAACCCCGCCCCCCGCAACCGCATCGCCCCTGGCAACCGGTCCTGGCAACAGCCTCGCCCTGGCAACCACCTGGCAACCGCAGCCCCCTGGCAACCAGCACTTGCAACGGCCTCTCCCTGGCAACCCCCTCTCCATGGCACCCCCCCGCGACCACCCCTGGCTATCTCCTCTCCCTGGCAACCACCCCAACAACCACCTCTCCCTAGCTACCACCCTGGCAACCGCATCTCCCCTGGCAACCACCCTGGCAACTGCCTCTCCCTAGCTACCAACCCCAGCAACCAcataccccttttctttttgtaaatctcTCTGGTAACCACCCCGGCATCTGCCCTTGGCAACTGCATCCCCCTGGCAACTGTGTACAGAGTCACTGGATCAGTGCTCTGGAACTACTTCGAATGAAGCCAGTCAGGAGTCACCAAGGCGAGAAGCCCACATGGCTTctgcttcctgggtctgacctcagagcattcagcatcctcttccACACAGTGCGC
The nucleotide sequence above comes from Caretta caretta isolate rCarCar2 chromosome 6, rCarCar1.hap1, whole genome shotgun sequence. Encoded proteins:
- the RABEP2 gene encoding rab GTPase-binding effector protein 2 isoform X2, translated to MRLRGAGLPVGLGWRPRRQTPPRPFGPLRCLPRPLGRARAFGSLRIRSALSGTTRLAPPPAGPERGSAEPAAGGAASRAWRSRVGRMGWGGGPAALQEPGLPVAVVGAEPGPDPGGRIQALRGELAAALAEVETLRAVATVSEGTKQEAVATVRRHCQEEVASLQAILKDTISSYEARLAALQQEQHGGGSWGGRELSCLQQQRAQGNPLDSLERQMEKAQEDSEQLRSIVLPMEEEIAQLKSKLSRAEGLIQGLRGPEGSLCCSSESLLSDAEDPSRVPPAHPGGEGDEGSGPEGEEELGGGMAFARGCDSISIVSIASSSAGSPRPRRRPNQEHEDTASLLSTGTLVPESIYLPPPGFQLVPDGEWTHLQQEARRHQESWQQLSEQLEAVMQEKLRLQEALTRSSEDCAKQVLVLLDQIQNSEQLLQNLQATVSQTQHRTQEQIADLASSHKRLSYEVQRLNEENEGLRGSRPTLTPAEEPPLPSSVQELQALVRRLHEEAGTLRRASEHHSERLRIEIVTLRERLDEEEAARARLQGVLEAQLGAQREESPSLCSLRSEMERLQQQLGQAEQRAQGLEQDMQRLQGDLTQRDRQGQAWEQEKARLEAALSEQRGKLQRLQAELDTSEQVQRDFVRLSQTLQVQLERIRQAPSLEQVRSIVDGTRLKDVTELKEP
- the RABEP2 gene encoding rab GTPase-binding effector protein 2 isoform X1; the protein is MRLRGAGLPVGLGWRPRRQTPPRPFGPLRCLPRPLGRARAFGSLRIRSALSGTTRLAPPPAGPERGSAEPAAGGAASRAWRSRVGRMGWGGGPAALQEPGLPVAVVGAEPGPDPGGRIQALRGELAAALAEVETLRAVATVSEGTKQEAVATVRRHCQEEVASLQAILKDTISSYEARLAALQQEQHGGGSWGGRELSCLQQQRAQGNPLDSLERQMEKAQEDSEQLRSIVLPMEEEIAQLKSKLSRAEGLIQGLRGPEGSLCCSSESLLSDAEDPSRVPPAHPGGEGDEGSGPEGEEELGGGMAFARGCDSISIVSIASSSAGSPRPRRRPNQEHEDTASLLSTGTLVPESIYLPPPGFQLVPDGEWTHLQQEARRHQESWQQLSEQLEAVMQEKLRLQEALTRSSEDCAKQVLVLLDQIQNSEQLLQNLQATVSQTQHRTQEQIADLASSHKRLSYEVQRLNEENEGLRGSRPTLTPAEEPPLPSSVQELQALVRRLHEEAGTLRRASEHHSERLRIEIVTLRERLDEEEAARARLQGVLEAQLGAQREESQVMEASLCSLRSEMERLQQQLGQAEQRAQGLEQDMQRLQGDLTQRDRQGQAWEQEKARLEAALSEQRGKLQRLQAELDTSEQVQRDFVRLSQTLQVQLERIRQAPSLEQVRSIVDGTRLKDVTELKEP
- the RABEP2 gene encoding rab GTPase-binding effector protein 2 isoform X3, producing the protein MRLRGAGLPVGLGWRPRRQTPPRPFGPLRCLPRPLGRARAFGSLRIRSALSGTTRLAPPPAGPERGSAEPAAGGAASRAWRSRVGRMGWGGGPAALQEPGLPVAVVGAEPGPDPGGRIQALRGELAAALAEVETLRAVATVSEGTKQEAVATVRRHCQEEVASLQAILKDTISSYEARLAALQQEQHGGGSWGGRELSCLQQQRAQGNPLDSLERQMEKAQEDSEQLRSIVLPMEEEIAQLKSKLSRAEGLIQGLRGPEGSLCCSSESLLSDAEDPSRVPPAHPGGEGDEGSGPEGEEELGGGMAFARGCDSISIVSIASSSAGSPRPRRRPNQEHEDTASLLSTGTLVPESIYLPPPGFQLVPDGEWTHLQQEARRHQESWQQLSEQLEAVMQEKLRLQEALTRSSEDCAKQVLVLLDQIQNSEQLLQNLQATVSQTQHRTQEQIADLASSHKRLSYEVQRLNEENEGLRGSRPTLTPAEEPPLPSSVQELQALVRRLHEEAGTLRRASEHHSERLRIEIVTLRERLDEEEAARARLQGVLEAQLGAQREESQVMEASLCSLRSEMERLQQQLGQAEQRAQGLEQDMQRLQGDLTQRDRQGQAWEQEKVQLERIRQAPSLEQVRSIVDGTRLKDVTELKEP